The DNA sequence GCCGAACGCGTCAGCTTTGCCACGCGGCTGGCCGCTAACGACTCGTTGGCTATTGTGCCCAGCCATACCCACTACTTTGTGGGTGCTTTGCGGCACGGCACGGCGGCCGCCCTGAAAAGCTGGCTGCTGGCGCGACACGGCCTGCTCATCCGGGACGCGACCAACTTTCGGGGCCTCACGCCGGCTCACTTCCGACTGTGCACCCGGCACCCGGCCGACAACCAATTGCTTATCAACGCCCTGCGCGAATGGACCGATTTACCCGCATAGCCGCGCCGCTGGCCCTGGGCTATGCTCTCGACCTGCTGCTGGCCGACCCCGAAGGCTGGCCCCATCCGGTGCGCGCGTACGGCGCGCTCATCGCCGCCGGGGAGCAGCGGCTAAACCACGGTTCGCACCGCTTGGCCAAGGGTGCGGTGCTGGCGGGCGGCCTGGTGGGCGGCACCTTCGGGGCGTTTCTCGTGCTGGAAAAGGCTTTGCGGCACTGCCCGGCCCCCGTGGCCGTGGCGGTCAACAGTGCCTGGGTGTTCTTCGGCCTGGCCAATACGGGCCTGGTGCGCGAGGGCCGGGCCGTGTTTGAGGTGTTGGAGCAGGACGGCTTAGCCGCCGGACGGCGCCAGCTGGCGCGCATCGTGGGGCGTGACACGGCCGGGCTCGATGCCCAGCAAATACGCACGGCCGTGTTCGAAAGCCTGGCCGAAAACCTGAGCGATGGCGTGGTGGCCCCGCTGCTGTATTATGCCCTGGCTGGCGTGCCCGGCCTGATGGCCTATAAAATGGTGAACACCCTCGACTCGATGGTGGGCTACCGCAGCCCACGCTACGAGCAGTTCGGCAAGTTTGCCGCCCGGCTCGACGACGTGGCCAACCTGCTGCCCGCCCGCCTCACGGCCGGGCTGCTGGCCCTGCTGGCTGGCAGCGGACGAGGGTTTCGGTTCATCTTCACCTACGGCAACCAGCACAAAAGCCCCAACGCCGGCTATCCAGAGGCTGCCTTGGCCGGCGTGCTCAACTGCCGCTTCGGAGGGGCGCACTCTTATCACGGGCAGCTCGTGTCCAAGCCCTATATCGGCCATAACCCCCGCCCGCTGGCGCCCCAGGAAATCAACCGCGTGGCGCGGCTCAACCACGCGGTGTGCGCTGCCGTGGTGGTGGGCATGGCGGGGCTACTGTGGTGGCACAACCGCCGCCGTCTGCAATAGCTGCCGGATGAAAGCGGAATTCTCGCCCCAGTACAAGTGCACGTACGAAGCCCACGCATTGCCCTCGCGGTAGAGCTGCGCTGGCACGGCCCCGCCTTTGGCGTTGCGGAGCTGCGCGGGTACGGGTACCAGGCCGTGGTCCTCCAGGCGGGAATAGTGAAACTCATGGCCTTGAACAGTGAGGTTATTCCACTCCATTGTCCGGTAGCCCAGCGTCATTTTCGCGTCTTTCATCGACGTCGTGCAGGGCAACACGCCTACCATTGGGAAGGCCTGCCCCTGGGCATCTACCAATTGGCGACCCAGGTACATGAGCCCGCCGCACTCGGCGTACGCCACGCCGCCGCCGCCGCCGCAATAGGCCGCGATGCTGGCGCGCATGGAGGCATTCGCACTCAGCTCGTCAGCAAACAGCTCGGGGTAGCCGCCGGGTAGGTACAGGAAATCGGTGCCGGCGGGGAGCGCCGGGTCGGCTAGCGGGCTGAAATACGTGACCTCGCCGAGTTCGGCCAGGGCCTCCAGGTTCTGGTGGTAGGTGAACGTAAACGCGGCGTCGCGGGCCACGGCTATGCGGCGGCGCGGTTGAGGCGCTGCCACCGCCGGCAGATGGGCGGCAAGGGCCGGCGCAGCCGTTTGCGTCACTGCCAGCAGCCGGTCCACGTCCACCGTGAGGGGCAGGGCATCGGCCAAGGCCTCCACAATGGCTTCGTACTGAATAGCCGTATCTATTGACAGGCCCAGGTGTCGGGAGGGAATAGCAAAGTTATGATTAACAGGCAAGTAGCCCAGCGCTTCCACGCCCACGTCGGCGCAGGCCTCGCGCAATAATTGGTAGTGCGAAGCCGTATTCACAAAGTTAAAAATGGCTCCCACCAGCCGGATGCCGGGGTGAAAAGTCTTGAACCCAAACAGCAGCGGGGCCACGGAGTAGGCCATGGCTTTGGCATTGACAACCAGAATGATTGGGATGCCCAGCTGCTCGGCCACGTCGGCGGCACTGCCCTGCATCCGCACGGCCCCGTCGAAAAGGCCCATCACCCCCTCCACCAAGGCCACGTCGGCGGGGGCGGCATAGCGGGCGTAGGTCGCGTGCAGATGCGCCGGCGAGGCCATGAACAAGTCGAGGTTGAGGCTGGGCCGTCCGGCAGCCCGCGTGTGATGATGGGTGTCGAGGTAGTCGGGCCCGCACTTGAAGGGCTGCACCACCAGCCCGCGCCGGGCCAGCACCCGCAGCAGGCCCAGCGTGAGGGTGGTTTTGCCTTGGCCGCTGGCCGGGGCGGCCAGCAGAAATTGGGGCTTAAGAGCGGGGGAGTTGGGCATAAGGGCGGGGGCTACAGGCCCGCTAACCGTAGCTTTGGGCCGATGCTGCCGGGGCTTCCGGCGGCTTGCATTCCAAACAATGCCGCTTTACGTGATTTCGGGAGGGCCTGGGGCCGGCAAAACTACACTACTCGCGGCCTTGCGCCGGGCGGGCTTCGCGGGGACTGATGAAGTTGAAGTAGTCTAATAAAAATGGATAGTTTCACCGCTAGACTTTTCTCATTTGCTCGAATAAGCTGGCTCTGAAAGGTACCTCTTCTCCCATGGGTAAAATCTGGAGAACGTCTAAAAATGGGGGGCATCCCCATTTTACGGTCAACGTAGGCGAAAGCGTAGCGACTGGTCCCGCCACCCAGACCTGCCCCACACTTTTGGAGGCGCCCCGACGTCCGGAGCGGCCTTGCGTATGCTGCTGGCCATCCCTTTCTTTGGCCGACGCCTGCCCGCATGACTGAGCCCACTGAGAATCTCTATTCGCCGGCTCAGCGCCACCGCTGGCTAGTGTTCAGCCTCCTGTGCTTGATGGCCCTCGTGTTGTGGGGACTGCGTGGCTACCTCTCCGCCTTTTTGGGGGCCGGCATCCTCTACGTGGTGTTGCGCCCCGTCTGGGCCGCGCTGGTGCACTGGCGCGGCTGGCCCCCCGGCCTAGTGGCCAGCACCCTGGTGCTGCTCACGGGGGGGCCTGGTCGTGCCCGGCGCCTAGCTCAGCACGCTGCTGGTGGCACGCCTGCGCCACGTGGCCCGGGACCCGGCGCCCGTGCTGGCCGCCCTGCACCGGCTGGAAGCGCGCACCGGCACCGC is a window from the Hymenobacter nivis genome containing:
- a CDS encoding cobyrinate a,c-diamide synthase, which gives rise to MPNSPALKPQFLLAAPASGQGKTTLTLGLLRVLARRGLVVQPFKCGPDYLDTHHHTRAAGRPSLNLDLFMASPAHLHATYARYAAPADVALVEGVMGLFDGAVRMQGSAADVAEQLGIPIILVVNAKAMAYSVAPLLFGFKTFHPGIRLVGAIFNFVNTASHYQLLREACADVGVEALGYLPVNHNFAIPSRHLGLSIDTAIQYEAIVEALADALPLTVDVDRLLAVTQTAAPALAAHLPAVAAPQPRRRIAVARDAAFTFTYHQNLEALAELGEVTYFSPLADPALPAGTDFLYLPGGYPELFADELSANASMRASIAAYCGGGGGVAYAECGGLMYLGRQLVDAQGQAFPMVGVLPCTTSMKDAKMTLGYRTMEWNNLTVQGHEFHYSRLEDHGLVPVPAQLRNAKGGAVPAQLYREGNAWASYVHLYWGENSAFIRQLLQTAAVVPPQ
- the cbiB gene encoding adenosylcobinamide-phosphate synthase CbiB, with the translated sequence MDRFTRIAAPLALGYALDLLLADPEGWPHPVRAYGALIAAGEQRLNHGSHRLAKGAVLAGGLVGGTFGAFLVLEKALRHCPAPVAVAVNSAWVFFGLANTGLVREGRAVFEVLEQDGLAAGRRQLARIVGRDTAGLDAQQIRTAVFESLAENLSDGVVAPLLYYALAGVPGLMAYKMVNTLDSMVGYRSPRYEQFGKFAARLDDVANLLPARLTAGLLALLAGSGRGFRFIFTYGNQHKSPNAGYPEAALAGVLNCRFGGAHSYHGQLVSKPYIGHNPRPLAPQEINRVARLNHAVCAAVVVGMAGLLWWHNRRRLQ